GCACGTGATCACATTGAAATAAAGCCTGAAATGAAGCAAACAGCTGTCAGCTACAGTGGGGAACAATCTCTTCTGTGTTACTGTGCTGTGCTATAACTAATCTTTATCTCGAAGATGTCCAAAGTGACTACGTGACACTGGCTCTGGGAATACGGCTTACTGCGTGCCCACATTATGATGCACGgagaaaacatttcacaaaatcagtttaaaatttACCCTTTTCTGAGTCCAAACCCATCCAAAGAAACCCAGTGACTTTGTTTGAGTTAGCCTGCAGAGGTACAAACACTTACTTGGAGTATTTTACAAGCACACAACGCATCGACGTCTGAGGCCACAAGAAGAAGAACCCTCTGCAAAAATAGTAGAGTAACAGCATTAACTTATTAACAAAGGGGACAGACCTAGTGAGCTGGTACATGAAATGGGTGACCGTGGgatgagaaaggaaggaattCAAGCAGATGTCACTATAAGCAGGGAACAGGACTGGATCTAAACAGGCACTGCAACAAAATAAACCATTTGGATCCCAGCAAACGTGAACAACGAACAGCCCCGCTTAAAGCAGTGAAATCACACCCAAAGTGCCCGTGTGCTCACAGCACGCAGCCTCCTGCTGGCAGCCCGCTGTGCCACCGGGTCAGAGCCGGGCAGCTCCACAGCCGTGCTTTGTGCGTCTCAAACAGCCGAAGTTCTCAGTACACGATCTGGAACGGCCTCGAACAATAAAAGCCTGGAGCAAAAACAGGCCCGAGGCAACGCCTCGCATATAGCCTAGGTCCAGGTagcttctcttttgttttgtttgagcGTTCCTTCTCACAGGCGGAGCAGCCGAGAGAAACGTTTCACATCGCGCAGCCTGTGGAAGTTCCGCAGGCAGAACGCGACGGAGCGcacaaggaaagcaggaaagcttGCCCGCTTCGGGACGCGGATCGGCGGGGGGCAAAACCAGGCTTAGAGGAAAGCGGGCAGCGAGGCTTCAGGGTTAATTAACGAGATCCAGAGACTGGGAATGCAGCATTACGGTGGTTAACaagatactttaaaaacaaacaaacgaacaaaaaaacaaaggcaaaccTAGAGCTGCCTCTGTTGAACAAAAGGGAAGCCGAAACGCGGCAGACCGCggagctcagcctgcagagcGCACACTTACAGAGCGCACACTTACAGAGCGCACACTTACAGAGCGCACCCTCCCGGCGGCCCTACGCCCTCAGCTCGTCTCTCCCCCCCCGGCAGCGGCGGCCCCGAGCGCAGCCCGCGGTTCCCCCCACAGCCTCGGGGTAGCGGGGCAGCCGCCTCAGCCCCACCGCTGACCGGGTCGGGCGCTCCGCGAGGCAGCCCCGGACGGCGGCCCGAGGGGAGGCGGCTCCgcccgcgccgcgccgcccgcacCTGGCTGACGATCACATCGTAGAACTCCCGGCGGCAGTCGGTGACGAACATGGCGGCGGCGAGAAGAGCGATGAGGAAACGCCGCCGGCCGCCGGTCGCCTCCGCTCAAAGTGGGCGCCAAAGCAGCGCCGCTTCCCATTGGCCAACGGAAAAGCAGCCGTCGCTACTTCGCAGCGCGGATTGGACGAGCCGTCATCCGGGTGTTCGCCAGTGAGATCGGCACGAGAGAGACGCGACAGCGAGGCGGGCCAATTGCAGCAGGACGGAAGTACCGTACCACGCTCGGTTGCCGTTGCCGCCATCTTTGTCGAGGGCAGTTTGCTTATTTGGCCGCGAGAACGCAGCGAGAAGGAGCAGCAGGCGGCGGCCCGGTTCGGGTTCGTTGGCGGCGAACGGGCCGAGCGTCAGGAACCGCCATCGCAACGGCCGGCGTCACCTCCAGCCTTCTGCCCTCACCCAAGATGGCGGCCGGGGGGCGGTGCCGGGGGCGGATCGGCGGCGTCCGGCAGCGGAGCGGCCCCGTCCGCCCTCAGCACCGGCAGCAGCAGCGGGCGctgcgccgcgccgccgccatGGTGAGGGCTGGGGGGCGCCGGGAcagcgcggggccgcggggggcGGTCGGGGCCGGTCGGGGCCGTGACGCCGGCGGGTCTTGGCGGCGCTGACGCGGCTGTTTGTCCCGCAGTTCTCCTTCAACATGTTCGACCATCCCATCCCCCGCGTCTTCCAGAACCGTTTCTCCACGCAGTTCCGCTGCTTCTCCGTGTCCTTGTTGTCCGGGCCGAATGACCGGTCAGATGTGGAGAAAGGCGGGAAGAGTATGTGCCTGTTTTCTTTGACTCGGAGCCGGCCGGGTTGGGCGGGTTGGGCCGCGGTAACGGCGGGGCTGCGcggagctgctggcacagcggTGGGAGGACGGCGGGGAGCGCGCTGGGCCGGACGGACCTGGTTCGGGATCACCCTGAGAGCGCGCGGAGCTGAGAATGATCCCGCCTGGTGTCCTACCCTGAAATGAATCCGTGCGAGCTGTTAGAACGAACGTGGTCGCGGTGGAATTGTGTTACATTTTGATTGTACGGCCCAATTTCCTGATGttcctctctttctcctgtCTGCAGTAATTATGCCGCCGTCTGCTTTGGACCAGCTCAGTAAGTGGATGTTTTCTTCTGGCATGGCGTTAGGAAGgagcagaaatacaaacacaTCACCGAATAGCACGGCAGTCTGGGGGGTCTGTTTGGGCCCGATCAAACAAAGAGTATGAGATAAGGTCAttagaaagcagagctgtgggtttTGTGTGGGTGAGCAGCCGGGTCGGCAGCGGGCTGCCCATGGCTGTGTACAGACAGCTGTGTGTTGGGCTGCTTGAGACGTGAGTCAGTGTCCAGTAACTGGTAGAACAGTCAGCCAGTGTTTCTTATGTCCTCCTGCTGgttctgggtgctgctggctgaAGGGAAGATCTGTCgtcaaataaaaagaaggtgAAAATGAACTTCGAAAGAGCTGAGGCGGCTTATTGGGCTCCTTCAGTCGGCCCTTTTGTTCCCCTCTGGATTGTGGTCATTACTTATTCTCAAAGAAATTATTGTGTCAggatttatctttaaaataggCCAGAGGTGTTAATATTAATTAGGTGGGAGCTGATAATAAACACTTACGCAACAATAATAAATTCCTGTACTAAATAATACCCCGTGCTGGCTCATCTCTGAGCTCAGGATGATGTGGTTGCTAATCCCCGGTCCCCGTGTAAATGGAAGCATTTAAGCCCCGAGTACAAAGGCAGTACAGTGCTTCTGTATCTCCATTCTCTCCTGGGTTTGTAGTTTTGAGACGCTGATGTAGTTTTGAGACGCTGAAATAATGGCATGAGGGAAATCCTCTCCTATACCCTGGCTGCTGCTTTTACTAATGTTCAATCTGTGAAAGCTCCACAACTGcactgtgttgttgttttttctcctctctctccagGCCGGCTCAATATTACTTATCCAATGCTGTTCAAGCTGACCAATAAAAATTCAGACCGGATGACGCACTGTGGAGTGCTCGAATTTGTGGCTGACGAGGGTATATGTTACCTACCGCACTGGGTGAGTTGTCTTACGCTGAACTGCCAGAACCTGAAGAGCAGGACTGAGGAGCTGCCAGGGTAATGTTAAAGGGATATAATGTTTCCTGAAGTTGCCAGTCTTTGCTAGTCATGATCCTAAAGCAGCTTTCAGTCACAGCTCAGGTTTCTCTCAGTATGAGTttaaccaaaacaaagcaggatgTTACTTAAGATGCACCTGTCTTCTCCCTGAAATTCAAACACGCTAATCTGGTGCGTTTCAGGGAAGATGGCAGCTTTGGCAAAATAAGGAGAATCAAAAACGTTGTCTGTGTTCATACAGTGCTTTGTATCTTTGTTCTCATACTCGCAGATGATGCAGAACTTGCTGCTGGAAGAGGGAGACCTGGTACAAGTGGAGAGTGTTAATCTCCAAGTTGCCACTTACTCAAAATTTCAGCCACAGAGTCCGGATTTTCTTGACATCACCAATCCCAAAGCTGTGTATCCTTCCTGTTCATTGGTGGACCAGGGAAGGTTTACTCCCCGGCTGTAATGATGCAGAGCAGTCTCTTTGGACACAGCTCATGCTTAGGAGGTAGCACTGCCGCCattcctgaaaaacaaaccacaaggAAAAAGAGCTCCTGGTGCAGAATGTTGGCACAAAGCGTAGCCTGGAGTGTAAATAAGCATGAGTCTTAGCTGAAAGGCCCCTGAGTTTAAAAGCGTCCTATAGGAGAACGTCTACAGAAGGATTTGTATATGCCTTAATGTTCATTAAAAGGCAGTCTTCATTActgatgatttttaaaacaCGTTTGAGAGAACAAAGATCAGAGTTTCATAGGATAGTAATTGTAAAGCTTTGACGTTTCACCGGAGAAACGAATCTTAACATGCTCCACAGATTGGAAAATGCATTGAGAAACTTTGCTTGTCTAACTACTGGAGATGTTATTGCCATCAACTACAATGAAAAGGTACAGTACACAGCGCCATCTGATGTAGGTTCCATTTCTGTGCCATCAATCTGGTGCAAGAAAGGCAGGGTCCATGTAAAGTGCTCTGTAGTTTAGTGTTGTAGATACACAGATATTTGGCTACATCTTGTGATAGATATCTGTTTTAGGTGAGTGTTAGTAGGTGACGTTTTTGGCAGCACACATATGTTAATCATTTGGGATTGTAAACTAAACACAACTGTTGATGCCTAAATAATCAGCATAGAGCTGTACAACGTTGTTGGCAAATAGTCACAGATGGTGCAGTCAGTTTGGTGTTGGAGAAAGAAAGGGGTCAGTTCAGTCAGCTTTTTACCCATGGGGGCTAAGAATACTGTTGCTATTCCTATGAATCATGAGACAAATTATTCTGAATACAAAACTTAGTTTcagaagtgcagatgaaggTACAGTAAGAGTGCAGCAGGGTAGAGTAAGAGGTCGGTTCTCTATTGCATATATTTAGTGTCTTCAGTAAAAGTTTTTGTCATGATACTCTGAAGTATCCAGCCTTTAGCCTAGAGAGCACTTCAGTTTGTCTGAAGGTTTCTGAGGGGAAGGATTTAGCTGTGGTTTTCTTACGTGTAAGATAAAACGCTCCCATTGGAAGATGTGCAATCTTAAAATATTCCAAACTGTTTCAGATCTACGAGCTTCGGGTAATGGAGACCAAACCAGATAAAGCTGTGTCCATCATAGAATGCGACATGAACGTAAGTTATAACTACTATGGGAAGTCTGGCTTTACCATGTCTTTGCAAAAAGAGAGGGCATCTCATGCACTGGTAGCACTGGGCACTAGGAGAGGTAGCATCAGATGGGATAGGGAAGGCAACTCACTGAAGAGCACCTGTGTACCTCTGTAACCACATCTCTGGCCACGTGCTACACTTCATGTCCCATCAGGTGACTTCAGTGCATGGAATGTTATGTTAAGATTCAACGTGTTTCATAATCTGAGGAGTCTTATTTAACAACCTTGTCTTGGTTAAATCTCCAATGGCGCCGAGTGCTGTTTTACTGGTCTGTTTCAATTACATGCTAAGATTCATTCCTGGGGAGGCttaggtggtggtggtgttgttctgaattttgtttgttaaatatatttaatattaaagcCTCAGTTCTTCCTTGTGCTTTCTAGATTAAAGTTGCAACGGTAGTTTGTGGAGCTCTGAGGATCAGCGGTATAAAGCTTATGAGTAAAAGAGAAGTACTTGTGCTTTTTTACCCTGTGTCAATAGGTGGATTTTGATGCTCCTTTGGGGTACAAAGAACCAGAAAGAAGTGCTCAGCATGAAGAGACCACAGTAAGTTTAACTCCTGTTCTGCAAAATGCATTCCCAGTGATCTGCCTCAGTTGTGAGAGAGCAGCATGTACCTATATATGTGTTACTATTTCTTTGCTGAAGCTACTTAAGTTTAAACTTACTGACCTGATGCTTTAGCTTGAGTTACTTGGGAGATGGTTGTTAAACAGCTGCTAGTTTTTGGAAATGGATTTTTCTAAGGCTTTGTTTGGTCAGAAGTTTATGGAGCGTTTTACATTGACTGTGCTCATCACAAGATGAACACCATGAAGTAACTCCCTTTTTGCCTGCCAGGACGTTGAAGCAGACCATAGTGGTTATGTGAGCGACGTGGGATTTCGTGTAAGtcctctctgctcctttctGCATGTTGTGAAATGAGGTtgttcccagcagctcccagtaCTGATAACTGTAGTGGTTCTTTGGGGTGATTGTCGTTAACCAGCAGCTGTCTGCAGATGTCTTGTGGTGTTTACAGCCAGTGACAGTATGACTTGCTGTCCTTAATGTGCCAGTCTATGAACAGGTAGCTGAAACGTACCCCTACAACCAGGGCTTATCAGCTTATTACatgtacaaaaaaaaccatTCTGAATCAAACTGAAAGATTATAGAAGGCTTtattttggtggtggttttctgtttgttattaACAGACTGTAATATCCCTGTGCTTTCAAATACAAGGTACTATTAAATTAAAGCTCACGTTTGTATACACAGGCGTTCTCTGGCTCCGGGAATAGGTTGGATGGCAAGAAGAAAGGCGTTGAGCCCAGTCCGTCACCAATTAAACCAGGAGACATTCGAAGGTTTGTGGCTTTCAATCACTTGTCAGCAAGTGAAGGATCAGCGATGTAGTGTTTCTTGTCTAATGTACCTatgctgcttttcaggggaATACCCAACTACGACTTCAAGATTGGTAGAATCACATTCATTAGGAACTCGCGTCCGCTGGTGAAGAAAGTGGAAGAGGTCAGTAAAGTTGGATGCTGCCAGGTGTGCACAGAACTGCAAGGTTCAAACCATTGTCTGAGTTTGTTTCCTCTCCCCATACTCGATTTTTGTCCTTGCTTGCTGAAATGAGGTTGGGCTGGTGCAGGTTGTATGAGCCAGTGAAAGATGGGAGCGTTGTGGAAATGCTGGCGTTGGGTTtttggaaaggaagcagaaatgatGTAGATAAGGATGTGAACGATGGGCAGTCCTTGCTGCTCTGACGGACTCTGCTTTATAACAACAATTCAGCCTTATCAAACCCaagcagtgagcagagctgaCGGGCTTTTGTCTCTTTCCAGGATGAAGCTGGAAGCCGCTTCATCGCCTTCTCGGGGGAAGGACAGTCCCTGCGCAAGAAGGGAAGGAAGCCGTGAGGTCTGgcaggaggaaaataaagtgaGAACTGCAGCGTATTGCATCTTAGTTATTGCAGTTGCAACAcagggatgctgtgctgtggaTGGTCTtgatttttcacttgaaaattgAGTTCTAGGAATTGTTCTGTTAGGGATTTTTCCTATGTGTCGCAAAGGGTTTCCCCGTGGGAAGCAGCTCCTAGCAGACAGCCCGCCCTCTGTGCtggtgccagctctgctgctgctctgtgcttgctTTGCTCCACGTGGGCACGGTGCAGATGAGCGCTGTGCTGTGGGGATCTCGGCTGCAGGTGGGGTGCGATGATGCGTTTTGTACTTAGTAACATGCTGCTCAATATGTTCTCCAGCTTGTGGCGGTATGGGGGTGCAGCCAGCGGCTTGACCTCGTCCGGGAGCGGTGCTATCAGTACTAAATAAAGCCGTGCTGTCAGTACTAAATAAAGCCGTGCTGTCAGTACTAAATAAAGCCGTGCTGTCAGTACTAAATAAAGCCGTGCTCGTTGCTGAGCCGCGCAGTGCCGGTTCCTCGCTGTCCGGCTGCTCATCGCGGGGCGCGGCGAGAAATGGGCGGCGGGCTGAGGGGGCGGGGCTGCGTCGGGGGCGGGGCGGCAAGGTCACGTGCTCAGCACGCAGCCCTACGCCTCGGGGCGGCCATTAGCCGAAGGGCGCAGCGACGGGACGGGCGGTTTGTGCCGCCCCGTGCTATTGGTCGGGCCTGCGGGGCGCTCCCGTAAGCGCGGCGGCGATTGGCGGCGGAGCCCCGAGGGGGACACGCGGCGGAGGCGGCATGGCCGGCGCTGACAGCTGGCGGGTGAGCTGGGGGGCGGCGCGGGCGGCTCCCCTCGGCCTCGCGGCTCGTTCCTCCTCAGCGCCCGCTTTGTCCGCAGCCCCCGCGGTCGTGCGAGGATTACTGGTGGGAGTGGAAGCACTGCCGGGGGCTGCGGCACGCCTTCCACCACTACTACGCGCACGGGGAGCTGCCCGCCTGCGGACGGTGGCGGGACGACTACGCTGCGTGCCGAGCCTGGGAGAAAGACCGTGCTGCCACCGCGCGGGTATCGGCGGGAACGGGCCGAGGGGCGGGGGGCGGCTGGGGTGGGgctgggttggggttgggttgggccGCCGGGGTCGGCACAGCGACTGTCTGCGTTCCAGGAGGCGCTGCGCGAGAGCGAACGAGCGCGGCTGGCGGAGCGGCAGAAGCACGGATCCGTGTGGGCGCTGCGGAGCCGCCCGCCGCCGGACTGGCACCGCCCGCTGGAGCACGGCGACAAGTAATGAGCACGGCGACAAATGAGCACGGcgataaataaatgaacacgGCGACCAATAACGAGCACGGCGATCAATAAATGAGCACGGCAGGGAGCGGCGCTGCCCGCGGGGATCCGCCGTCACGTGGCTCCACCGTCACGTGGCCGTGGCCCCGCCCTGCGCCGCTGCCCGCGCGCGCTTCAGTCCCGGCCGTGGTTCGCTCAATCACGGCGCTGCGGTCCCGAGCCGCGCTGCGTTATTCGGGTCCCGTTATTCGGGTCCCGTTTGACCGGAGCTGCCCCGCGGGATGGCGCTGCGGGCCGGGACACACGCGGTGCCGGGAGCAGCTCTGAACGGCAGCGCGCTTCATTCTGAACTGCCTATGGCCGCAATTAACGTTACCGCGAAAATAAAGCTGCAAATGGCGGAGGTGAGATCGGATTTAGGGCAAACGCTATCAGAAAGTTAAGGCGCTCTTTACCCGGCAATAAAGAAGCGATGCGTTCCTTTGTCAAGGTGTGTTTGCCATCAGTTTTCCCTCTTACattaaaaatcactgaaatgcaaagcaaagcaggcagTGATCAGTCAGCTACAGCCTCCCCACCAGAACAGCCCCCTGTGCTGACTGCAGTGCTCCTGCCTCGTGTTCTAAGAGCCTCTATGTGTGGTttgtgcagagcacagccagccctgctcaggAGCACAGGGACACAGTGCAGCAGTGCGGGCTGCTTGTTACAGCTCGGCAGGTTAAACATAACCCAACCATTCCCTTAGTGGATTCTCTATTCATTTGTTCTTACAGTCACACACCTACTGTGCTTCAATGTGCCAAAGGAACCAGCACTTCTCATTCCATTCCTCAGTTGGCCGAGCAGCTTATGCCAGAGCCAGAGCTCCATCACTGCGTGTACACCTTGGTGATATCCACGCACTTCCCTTCAGGAGGATCGTAACCAGGAAGAGGTGGGGTGTAATCAGGTCCGTCCCTCTCAAAGGGGAACAGCTCCGGGTCCCGTCTGACCGCTGCCTGGTACAGCTCCTCAGACTCCAGCCGCAGCTCCTCCAGTGCCTCTTGCTGAGCTTCCACCAGGCTCCGGATtgcttccttctctgccttGTCTTGTTGCTGCTTATACAGAGACCACTTCTTCATCAGTAAAACTCTTCTTTCGGTCTCCTCAAAGGAGAGGGGGGGCAGGCTCCGCACCCTGTTGGGGAGCAATGCAACCTAATAGGGAACGTGccccaaaagcaaaacaaaaccaaccccaCCACTCACTGCACATCTAACAGCCCATGCTGCACTTCTGTCACCCCGTGCCTGCATTGGGGCCTTCCCACAGCCATTCCAGCAGCACGTTCACACGACCGTGTTTCAGGCTTTTAGCAGGAACTAATGACATTTACTTGCCACATTTCTGTCCTAGCAAAGCCAGCACCACCTCACACGAAGGCTGGCACCGAAAGGCTGGAGGTGACAGACAGCCTTACTTacctgctgctgtctgagaaCTTCAGCGGGGTTTCAAAGTCCTCGATGGGAATCAGTTCTGGAGcagctttttccagctttttaatcttctttttcaCACGATCCTTCATCGCTTGCTCTCTCTTTGGatccactttctttttcttctttggttgTGCTCTAGCAAGGTAAATAATTACATGAATACATAAAGATACTCCCTCACTGAATTCAACTGAGCATCCGCTTAATGTTCCTACACACTGTTATTTCCCATCACTTAACTCCATCACCTTCACTCAGGTAAAGCCCTGCAGTTTCTGAGTCGTTCTGCACAGCGCCATGCCTGCCTGACCCAACCCTCACAGAGGGCCTACGGGTTATCggcagggggctggagcttgatgatccccgaggtcccttccaacccaacccaagccattccatgattatccctcctgctgcactgaTGGGAGCTCTGAGCGTGCATGGAGCAGACAGTCATTTACTCTGCGCCACCACACAAACTCATACTGCAGCGAACGCACTCCCAGTTCCCAGTTTGGTCTTCCAGTGATCACAACAGACCGCTTGTCTTGCAGCGCTGCAGACCTTCACGTGCACGAAGAACCTTCGTGATGCGAAGCCGCCTTTCTGAGGGCAGCCGCCAGCCGACAGGATTAcatcaaagcaaagcagataCCGGAACGCGACGGGTCTGTAATGCCACACGGCACTGCGCTCACCTCGCGGGCAGCGCCGCCCTCCCGGCCAGCACGGACGTGTCCCAGTGGCTGCCCCGGCACGGGAACGGGCGGAGCAGCCGAGAGCTGCGGGGAAAGAGGCACAGCGTCAGGGCGGCCGGGCGCGAACGTGGCGGCGCGGCGCAGGGGAACCGTTCAGCCGCAACGACGGGTTTCAATCGTAGTTCAGCGCTTAACTCAGGCCGGCACTGGGCCCCGGCACAGCGATATCACTAACAAACACCACGGAGGGAACCGAGCCCCGAACTGGGCCGATCAGCGCCGCGAATCCGCCGGCTGCCGAGGGCGGAAAGAGAACGTCCTCTGCGGGGTTCGGGGAACGCGGCCGGGCAGCTCCCACACACAGCGGCCACACACAGCGGCCTTTCACGGCAGAACGGAGCCAAATCCGGGACGAGGCGCCGCCTCGCACAGTCCCCCCGTCCCACCCCGCGCAGGCCCGGCCGCGGCGCAACGCTCAGCGGGAGGGGCCGAGCCCGAGGCCTCACCCCGCCGCTCCGGGCCGCCCCGCGTCCTACCTGAGCCCCCGCGCGGCCGCCAGCATGGCTGCGGGGAATGCGGGGAGCTGCGGGGAATGCGGGGAGCCGCCGTGCCGCGCTCCGTCCGC
This sequence is a window from Excalfactoria chinensis isolate bCotChi1 chromosome 16, bCotChi1.hap2, whole genome shotgun sequence. Protein-coding genes within it:
- the UFD1 gene encoding ubiquitin recognition factor in ER-associated degradation protein 1, translated to MAAGGRCRGRIGGVRQRSGPVRPQHRQQQRALRRAAAMFSFNMFDHPIPRVFQNRFSTQFRCFSVSLLSGPNDRSDVEKGGKIIMPPSALDQLSRLNITYPMLFKLTNKNSDRMTHCGVLEFVADEGICYLPHWMMQNLLLEEGDLVQVESVNLQVATYSKFQPQSPDFLDITNPKAVLENALRNFACLTTGDVIAINYNEKIYELRVMETKPDKAVSIIECDMNVDFDAPLGYKEPERSAQHEETTDVEADHSGYVSDVGFRAFSGSGNRLDGKKKGVEPSPSPIKPGDIRRGIPNYDFKIGRITFIRNSRPLVKKVEEDEAGSRFIAFSGEGQSLRKKGRKP
- the C16H22orf39 gene encoding synaptic plasticity regulator PANTS, which gives rise to MAGADSWRPPRSCEDYWWEWKHCRGLRHAFHHYYAHGELPACGRWRDDYAACRAWEKDRAATAREALRESERARLAERQKHGSVWALRSRPPPDWHRPLEHGDK
- the MRPL40 gene encoding large ribosomal subunit protein mL40; its protein translation is MLAAARGLSSRLLRPFPCRGSHWDTSVLAGRAALPARAQPKKKKKVDPKREQAMKDRVKKKIKKLEKAAPELIPIEDFETPLKFSDSSRVRSLPPLSFEETERRVLLMKKWSLYKQQQDKAEKEAIRSLVEAQQEALEELRLESEELYQAAVRRDPELFPFERDGPDYTPPLPGYDPPEGKCVDITKVYTQ